Within the Dehalococcoidia bacterium genome, the region GGGCACCTTTAGTTGGAGGGATCCTGATGAATTTCAGCGGCCCTGGCACCCCGTTCTTAGTCTATGCGCCCATATTGATCCTCGCTTCGATATTGCTAGCATTTGTTGCTAAGGAGACATTAGTAAAGCGAAAAGAGTAAATTCCTTAAATAAAAGAATAAATTATAATTAGATGGCGCCCCAGACAGGATTCGAACCCGTGGCCTAGCGCTTAGAAGGCGCCCGCTCTATCCGACTGAGCTACTGGGGCATGTACCGAATATATTTGTTTTTTAATTTTGAAGCAAGTGTATATTTCAGATAATCGCCTGAAGGAAAGATTCTAATCTTACATAAAAGAGGAAAAATGTCTTACGAAACTATTGAGCTTGAAATTACTGGTAACCTTGCTGTAGTAACTTTGAACCGGCAGGATAGATTAAATGCTATTAGCAAAGAACTGATCAATGAATTCTCAAATCTTGTAACGTATTTCGAGTCAAACGATCAGATAAGGGTCATTATAATTACGGGGGCAGGGCGAGCATTTTGCGCAGGAGCTGATATTAAGGAAAGAGCTGAGAATTTAAATGACCAAGGCTTGGCACGCACTTCTGCATTAATATCACCTACATTTCGCCGTCTCGAGCGCCTTAACCAAGTGAGCATTGCAGCAATTAATGGAGTGGCTGCCGGAGGGGGCTTAGAGCTTGCAATGGCCTGCGATTTACGGATTGCTAGTGATGTTTCAAAGATGGCGCTTCCAGAATTGACCTTAGGTATCTTACCTGGAGCAGGAGGGACACAGCGCCTGCCACGCTTGATTGGCCCAGCTAGAGCAAAAGAAATGATGCTATTTGGTAAATTCATTGATTCAAATACTGCTCACAATTGGGGCTTAGTAAATGCAGTTGCAGATTCGAATCAATTACTTTCTGAAGCACGCGAATGGGCTAGAATCTTGCTAGATCTCCCTCCATTATCTTTGTCCTCTATAAAAAATGCGGTTAATGTCGCAATGGATGTTGATCTTGATAGCGGTATTCAATACGAGCAACGCTGCTCCGCAATGCTTGCTTTGACTGAAGATAGGCGCGAAGGGCACAGTGCCTTTGTTGAAAAAAGAAAACCAGTATTTAATGGTCGCTAACTAACTAGTTGATAACATTCTTTCTGGCATATTCCATCCAAAGCTCCCTTACTTCTTCGGGTACTTCGGCTTCATCTAGGCTCAGGAATTTCCAATCACCTCTCCCTGCATCACTTATAGTAGGTGAATATCCTTCGTCTTCTTTGGTCCAACTCCTCGGAGGTTGCGGTATAGGTAGAAAATATGGTTTCGTAGGGAAATCGTCAATATAGGACTGAAGAAGTTCATGTATTTCAAGCTCCTTCTCACCTAAATCGTCGTTACACCGCTTATCAAATTCGGGACCAAAAAGCCGTTCACCAGTAGCTCCAGCGTCCCCTACAGTACTCCAAGTAAGTTCATCTCTTTGTACTATTTCACGAATGTTATCAAATTGAATTTTCAAATACCTCTCCACGTGACGGAAGTCACAACTTAGAGTTATCGTGAAGCTTACGTGATCCGCAGCTGCAAAAGATAAGTTTTTCCAGTGAGGCCCAAACGATGAATTTAGTTTTGATAGAGGAAAGGCAGAATCACCGGA harbors:
- a CDS encoding enoyl-CoA hydratase-related protein, whose amino-acid sequence is MSYETIELEITGNLAVVTLNRQDRLNAISKELINEFSNLVTYFESNDQIRVIIITGAGRAFCAGADIKERAENLNDQGLARTSALISPTFRRLERLNQVSIAAINGVAAGGGLELAMACDLRIASDVSKMALPELTLGILPGAGGTQRLPRLIGPARAKEMMLFGKFIDSNTAHNWGLVNAVADSNQLLSEAREWARILLDLPPLSLSSIKNAVNVAMDVDLDSGIQYEQRCSAMLALTEDRREGHSAFVEKRKPVFNGR